In one window of Methanoculleus chikugoensis DNA:
- a CDS encoding 4Fe-4S binding protein, whose product MIQDHTLYSRGGIITERNADYATVRLRIPAGVLSAAQVKQLGKISEKYGDGSLHLTMRQTVEIPHVNPDNLAKIAKALEKNGTPIGAEQNEVVNVMACPGTERCKYANCETIDLARKIDERVFGKELPIRLRIAISGCTHMCNSPLLNDIGIIGRIRPLRTPGLCTGCGTCVEYCRECAIKLKNGISVLDESKCVQCGICIHSCPYHLLKSEYAHYQIMVGGRRGASPTTGKELVTVETEEEVVEVVDRIVYWVYRTAWSGRLLADQMDEIGYDRFAEGIRREFGQNDPAEEE is encoded by the coding sequence ATGATACAGGACCATACCCTCTACTCCCGGGGAGGGATCATCACCGAGCGAAACGCAGACTATGCGACGGTACGGCTGCGGATTCCGGCAGGAGTTCTCTCCGCGGCGCAGGTCAAGCAACTCGGAAAAATCAGCGAGAAGTACGGTGACGGCTCGCTCCACCTCACCATGCGCCAGACCGTGGAGATCCCGCACGTGAACCCCGACAACCTCGCAAAGATCGCAAAAGCCCTCGAGAAGAACGGGACGCCCATCGGGGCGGAACAGAACGAAGTCGTCAACGTCATGGCCTGTCCGGGCACGGAGCGATGCAAGTACGCCAACTGCGAGACGATCGACCTTGCCCGGAAGATCGACGAGCGGGTCTTCGGGAAAGAACTCCCGATCCGGCTCCGCATCGCCATCTCCGGCTGCACCCATATGTGCAACAGCCCGCTCCTCAACGACATCGGGATCATCGGCAGGATCCGGCCGTTGCGCACTCCGGGGCTCTGCACGGGGTGCGGCACCTGCGTGGAGTACTGCAGGGAATGCGCCATAAAACTGAAGAACGGCATATCGGTTCTCGACGAGAGCAAATGCGTCCAGTGCGGGATATGCATCCACTCCTGTCCCTACCACCTCCTGAAGTCCGAGTACGCCCACTACCAGATCATGGTCGGCGGCCGGCGCGGAGCCTCTCCCACTACGGGAAAAGAACTCGTCACCGTTGAGACGGAAGAAGAGGTCGTCGAGGTCGTCGACCGCATCGTCTACTGGGTCTACCGCACCGCATGGAGCGGCCGGCTTCTCGCGGATCAGATGGACGAGATCGGGTACGACAGGTTCGCAGAAGGGATCCGAAGAGAGTTCGGGCAGAACGACCCTGCCGAGGAGGAGTGA
- the cobS gene encoding adenosylcobinamide-GDP ribazoletransferase has product MKSVLALLQFCTSLPLGRPVEFEHFARRSYLYPLAGYVIGGIAAGITCWIASPVVGAVVALATVLVLSGCNHFDGLLDFGDGLMAHGSREKRVAAMTDRTTGAGAVAAGIVVTLLAFAGLQAAAHLPAAILIAEVCAKVAMSWLTTLGAPFREGIHSYLHGFAKPWFVVPAFLLALPLFLLPVPRANIALALAATVVIAALMLALSRRLFCGVNGDVVGATNEIVRAGIILLLALL; this is encoded by the coding sequence GTGAAGTCGGTCCTCGCCCTCCTGCAGTTCTGCACCTCCCTCCCCCTCGGGAGACCGGTCGAGTTCGAGCACTTTGCCCGCCGCTCCTACCTCTACCCGCTCGCCGGGTACGTCATCGGCGGGATAGCGGCCGGAATTACCTGCTGGATAGCGTCCCCCGTAGTGGGTGCGGTCGTCGCTCTCGCGACGGTGCTCGTCCTCTCCGGGTGCAACCACTTCGACGGCCTGCTGGACTTCGGCGACGGGCTTATGGCCCACGGCAGCCGGGAGAAGAGGGTCGCGGCCATGACCGACCGGACGACCGGCGCCGGAGCGGTCGCGGCGGGGATCGTCGTCACGCTTCTCGCGTTCGCCGGGCTCCAGGCCGCCGCGCACCTCCCGGCGGCCATCCTCATCGCCGAAGTCTGCGCAAAGGTCGCGATGTCCTGGCTCACCACGCTCGGCGCGCCGTTCCGGGAGGGGATTCACTCCTACCTCCACGGGTTTGCAAAACCGTGGTTCGTCGTCCCGGCCTTCCTGCTCGCACTGCCGCTCTTCCTGCTGCCGGTGCCGCGGGCGAATATCGCGCTCGCCCTCGCCGCTACGGTCGTCATCGCCGCACTGATGCTCGCTCTCTCCCGACGGCTTTTTTGCGGCGTCAACGGCGACGTCGTCGGCGCGACGAACGAGATCGTTCGGGCAGGGATCATTCTCCTCCTCGCCCTCCTGTAA
- a CDS encoding phosphatidylglycerophosphatase A — MFEIERRLEEKGIVRGDIVAAAMELYVPHGIEADEAARRLDAKIGKALEDPNISSLLLGALLLEDELYVKRKDSEIADDPVFLLSDEIIGMAIAEVIGGTYARFEFTRYDQKKPGILGNLGPFLDDAVAGLIAGCTSRLYSESMGSV, encoded by the coding sequence ATGTTCGAGATAGAGCGCAGACTGGAAGAGAAGGGCATCGTAAGGGGAGATATCGTCGCTGCCGCGATGGAACTCTACGTTCCCCACGGGATAGAGGCGGATGAGGCCGCGCGCAGGCTTGACGCAAAGATCGGGAAGGCACTGGAGGACCCAAACATTTCATCGCTCCTCCTCGGCGCCCTCCTGCTCGAGGACGAACTCTACGTAAAGCGGAAAGACTCCGAGATCGCCGACGACCCGGTCTTCCTCCTCTCCGACGAGATCATCGGGATGGCCATCGCCGAGGTGATCGGGGGGACCTATGCGCGGTTTGAGTTCACCCGCTACGACCAGAAGAAACCGGGGATCCTGGGCAACCTCGGGCCGTTCCTCGACGACGCCGTCGCCGGGCTGATCGCGGGCTGCACGTCGCGCCTTTACAGCGAGTCGATGGGATCGGTGTGA
- the cobT gene encoding nicotinate mononucleotide-dependent phosphoribosyltransferase CobT, whose translation MSHPFLSEDLQIRPERPMLALVLGNTMLSTVPGVSGAGPTPEKTLLTPNLDAELVTTGAITSVAARPNTPTGCPTPASITRSMVELTGLCPVIINAGLAHTPTVPCLDVYGSPGGDPRTEDAVPEAAALFERGEMVGRLLAQYSDFLMLGECVPGGTTTALCVLRALGYDASVSSAFAKNPLGLKDTICREALARIDATGARGPLAILRAAGDPMMPVAAGIASTYTGDILFAGGTQMLAVAAVLKALGKRVPHLATTVYVRDDPSAGFVRSVADVGTAAYYVDPNFAEIGHVGLARYCIGEVKEGMGAGGALTLAYLMGHEPEEISRKVFDFVRKYS comes from the coding sequence ATGTCTCATCCCTTCCTCTCAGAAGACCTGCAGATAAGGCCCGAGCGCCCGATGCTGGCACTCGTCCTCGGCAACACCATGCTCTCCACCGTCCCCGGCGTGTCGGGCGCAGGGCCGACCCCCGAAAAGACCCTGCTGACACCGAACCTGGACGCGGAGCTCGTCACGACCGGCGCGATCACGAGTGTCGCGGCCCGGCCGAACACCCCCACGGGGTGCCCGACGCCGGCGAGCATCACCCGGTCGATGGTGGAACTGACCGGGCTATGCCCCGTCATCATCAACGCGGGGCTCGCCCATACTCCCACCGTCCCCTGCCTTGACGTCTACGGGAGCCCCGGCGGCGATCCGAGAACGGAGGACGCAGTGCCGGAGGCGGCTGCCCTCTTCGAGCGGGGGGAGATGGTCGGCAGGCTTCTTGCTCAGTACAGCGACTTTTTGATGCTCGGGGAGTGCGTCCCCGGCGGCACCACCACCGCCCTCTGCGTTCTGCGGGCGCTCGGCTACGACGCCTCGGTCAGCAGCGCGTTTGCGAAGAACCCCCTCGGCCTGAAAGACACCATCTGCCGGGAAGCGCTCGCCCGGATCGACGCGACGGGTGCGAGAGGGCCTCTCGCGATCCTGCGTGCTGCGGGCGACCCTATGATGCCGGTTGCGGCGGGGATCGCGAGCACCTATACCGGCGACATCCTCTTTGCGGGCGGAACCCAGATGCTTGCCGTTGCGGCCGTCCTGAAAGCGCTCGGGAAACGGGTGCCGCACCTCGCGACGACGGTCTACGTCAGGGACGATCCGTCCGCCGGATTCGTCCGGTCGGTTGCCGATGTCGGCACCGCCGCATACTACGTCGACCCGAACTTCGCCGAGATCGGCCACGTCGGGCTCGCCCGCTACTGCATCGGCGAGGTCAAGGAGGGTATGGGGGCCGGAGGAGCCCTGACGCTCGCCTACCTCATGGGTCACGAGCCCGAAGAGATCTCCCGAAAAGTCTTCGATTTCGTCAGGAAGTACTCCTGA
- a CDS encoding GMP synthase subunit A, protein MLPLYVVNNYGQFNHLILRTLRDMEIEATMISNETPPAEVARGCRGVILGGGPTLARAGVASAYIDLGLPVLGICLGLHIMATARGGAIRRGASGGFGAVEVEILEQSSLLQGYPDRIRVWASHADEVSVVPEGFVRLAGSSICDVEAIASPGEHLYGIQWHPEVSHTVNGRLLFENFDRICSE, encoded by the coding sequence ATGCTTCCACTCTATGTGGTCAACAATTACGGGCAGTTCAATCATCTGATCCTCCGGACGCTCCGTGACATGGAGATCGAAGCCACGATGATCTCAAATGAGACGCCGCCGGCCGAGGTCGCCCGGGGCTGCCGGGGAGTCATCCTCGGTGGCGGCCCGACCCTTGCGCGTGCCGGCGTCGCCTCTGCCTACATTGACCTCGGTCTCCCCGTCCTCGGGATCTGTCTTGGGCTGCACATCATGGCGACGGCCCGTGGGGGCGCGATCCGCCGGGGTGCGAGCGGCGGGTTCGGTGCCGTCGAGGTCGAGATCCTCGAACAGAGTTCCCTTCTCCAGGGCTACCCCGACCGGATACGGGTATGGGCATCGCACGCGGACGAGGTCTCGGTTGTGCCGGAAGGGTTTGTCCGGCTTGCAGGATCGTCCATCTGCGACGTGGAAGCGATCGCATCTCCCGGTGAACACCTCTACGGGATCCAGTGGCACCCGGAGGTCAGCCATACCGTCAACGGAAGGCTTCTCTTTGAGAATTTTGACAGGATATGCTCGGAGTAG
- a CDS encoding YkgJ family cysteine cluster protein, translated as MLGVDDVAAQLGSIGFRCRGCGGCCRRVAEDSNLVLVSPAEVRAIMAATGMAWDEVAEPYPDFIGADGGGEYTLAWCLRRTVDACIFLRDGRCSIYAHRPWICRTYPFMLVDDDLAVSECPGLGARFSPCDARDAATDLCRRQAAETVEEAGIRAVFHEAVVPPGKRAVIDSEGVKVLHD; from the coding sequence ATGCTCGGAGTAGATGACGTTGCGGCTCAACTCGGGTCGATTGGATTCCGTTGCAGGGGATGCGGCGGCTGCTGCCGGCGGGTCGCGGAGGACTCGAACCTCGTGCTGGTGAGTCCTGCCGAGGTCCGGGCAATCATGGCGGCGACCGGTATGGCCTGGGACGAGGTTGCCGAGCCCTATCCCGACTTCATCGGTGCCGATGGCGGCGGGGAGTACACTCTTGCATGGTGCCTCAGGCGAACGGTCGATGCCTGCATCTTCCTCCGGGACGGGCGGTGCTCGATCTATGCTCACCGCCCCTGGATCTGCCGCACCTATCCGTTCATGCTGGTGGACGACGACCTCGCGGTATCGGAGTGTCCCGGCCTCGGTGCGCGGTTCTCCCCCTGCGATGCGCGCGATGCGGCGACCGACCTCTGCAGGCGGCAGGCCGCCGAGACGGTGGAGGAGGCCGGTATCCGCGCCGTCTTCCATGAAGCGGTGGTGCCGCCGGGGAAGCGCGCCGTGATCGACAGCGAGGGCGTGAAGGTGCTCCATGACTGA
- a CDS encoding TraB/GumN family protein has product MTEIRLVGTAHVSQKSVEEVRSAIEEFQPDIVGVELDRGRFISLTQETAEPSVAEILKGGNFGQLLVQWVLTYIQQRIGAETGVKPGAEMIAAIEEAEAHQKPVALIDRDIRITLARFWGKMGIWEKIKLVGALIYSLVSVEGEKIDVDEFTDQDVVSAAMEEFRKFSPRGAQALIDERDAYLAHQVLMLTGRYERVLVVVGAGHIQGVQRYLDAPEMLPPLPTLTAGVKSLPWAKIIGAAVTLLFLLLIAAIAFSGVGIDVLLTALLYWIVINGVLSAVFALAAGGHPLSAATAFAVSWLTSLNPLLAAGWFAAIVEAKIRKPAIGDFRQIIAAETFSEMRRIPLFRVVLVAALTNVGSTLGTITYFLFIFPILGVDPMVVITDGFSNMLQMILGLF; this is encoded by the coding sequence ATGACTGAGATCCGTCTCGTCGGGACGGCCCACGTCTCGCAGAAGAGCGTTGAGGAGGTTCGATCCGCCATCGAAGAGTTCCAGCCCGATATCGTCGGCGTCGAGCTTGACCGGGGAAGATTCATATCGCTCACCCAGGAGACGGCCGAACCCTCGGTGGCGGAGATCCTGAAAGGCGGGAACTTCGGCCAGCTCCTCGTTCAGTGGGTGCTCACCTACATCCAGCAACGAATCGGCGCAGAAACCGGCGTGAAGCCCGGTGCCGAGATGATCGCCGCCATCGAGGAGGCTGAAGCACACCAGAAGCCTGTGGCGCTCATCGACCGGGATATCCGGATCACGCTTGCCCGGTTCTGGGGCAAGATGGGTATCTGGGAGAAGATCAAACTCGTCGGAGCCCTGATCTACTCGCTTGTGAGCGTCGAGGGCGAGAAGATCGATGTTGACGAGTTCACGGACCAGGACGTCGTGAGCGCCGCGATGGAGGAGTTCCGGAAGTTCTCTCCCCGGGGCGCCCAGGCCCTGATCGACGAACGGGACGCCTATCTGGCCCACCAGGTCCTGATGCTCACCGGCCGGTACGAGCGGGTACTTGTCGTCGTCGGCGCCGGGCATATCCAGGGCGTGCAACGCTACCTGGACGCCCCGGAGATGTTGCCGCCGCTCCCGACCCTGACCGCCGGGGTGAAGAGTCTGCCGTGGGCGAAGATCATCGGGGCTGCCGTCACCCTCCTCTTCCTCCTCCTGATCGCCGCGATAGCGTTCTCGGGCGTGGGGATTGACGTCCTGCTGACCGCTCTCCTCTACTGGATCGTGATCAACGGCGTCCTGAGCGCCGTATTCGCGCTTGCAGCCGGCGGACACCCTCTCTCGGCTGCCACGGCGTTTGCGGTCTCCTGGCTGACGTCGCTCAACCCGCTGCTTGCGGCAGGATGGTTCGCCGCCATCGTCGAGGCAAAGATTCGCAAACCTGCTATCGGGGATTTCCGGCAGATCATCGCTGCCGAGACCTTCTCGGAGATGCGGCGGATCCCGCTCTTCCGGGTAGTGCTGGTTGCAGCTCTCACGAACGTGGGGAGCACGCTCGGGACAATCACGTACTTCCTGTTCATCTTCCCGATCCTTGGGGTCGATCCGATGGTGGTCATCACCGACGGCTTCTCGAACATGCTCCAGATGATACTGGGCCTCTTCTAG
- a CDS encoding nitroreductase family protein: MSPIGGTVNLGVTVIRSRHSVRKYKDNPIEEKIIKDALDCARLAPTARNEQPWLFGTVQSRETLRAIADLAENARFIADAPICFVVFGKRDAKYYLEDCCAATMQLLLALQAWGVGTCWVAGEKKDYAEDVRKLLNVPEEYTLVSLVPAGYPEEIQIKTKKFLDEVTFFERYEEEE; encoded by the coding sequence ATGAGTCCGATTGGTGGAACGGTCAATCTCGGTGTCACCGTGATACGGAGCAGGCACAGCGTGCGGAAGTACAAGGACAATCCCATTGAGGAGAAGATCATCAAAGACGCCCTGGACTGCGCGCGCCTTGCTCCGACCGCACGAAACGAGCAGCCCTGGCTTTTCGGGACGGTCCAGAGCCGCGAGACGCTGCGGGCGATTGCCGATCTCGCCGAGAACGCCAGGTTTATCGCCGATGCGCCGATCTGTTTCGTCGTCTTCGGGAAGCGGGATGCAAAGTATTACCTCGAAGACTGCTGTGCGGCGACGATGCAGCTCCTCCTCGCGCTCCAGGCATGGGGTGTCGGAACCTGCTGGGTGGCGGGGGAGAAGAAGGATTACGCCGAGGACGTCCGGAAACTTCTCAACGTCCCGGAGGAGTATACGCTTGTATCGCTCGTGCCTGCAGGATACCCCGAGGAGATCCAGATAAAGACGAAGAAGTTTCTTGACGAGGTCACGTTCTTCGAGCGCTACGAGGAAGAAGAGTAG
- a CDS encoding DUF2115 domain-containing protein: MSTRGDVRRVCARLRSAGTRRELTTILYREVSGYSLFDLQEMRARVERDLRSVPAGYRRRLYPSVMEQIFETHHTLISAARRGDLEDGERPLPGEYRDFCDMVEKTCLAGGEEERHLELLYFLLAAFNIFVLDRPAHPVGTPFPGGFEVEVRNGEYLCPVREKADDVPNALCPYCPAKQSDG; the protein is encoded by the coding sequence ATGAGCACAAGGGGAGATGTCCGCCGGGTCTGCGCCCGCCTGCGGTCGGCAGGGACCAGGAGAGAACTCACGACGATCCTCTACCGGGAGGTGTCCGGCTACTCGCTCTTCGACCTCCAGGAGATGCGGGCGCGGGTGGAGCGCGACCTCCGGTCCGTCCCCGCCGGATACCGGCGCCGGCTCTACCCGAGCGTGATGGAGCAGATCTTCGAGACGCACCATACCCTCATCTCCGCCGCCCGCCGGGGAGATCTGGAAGACGGGGAGAGGCCGCTCCCGGGGGAATACCGGGACTTCTGCGACATGGTCGAGAAGACGTGCCTTGCCGGAGGCGAGGAGGAGCGGCACCTCGAACTCCTCTACTTCCTCCTCGCCGCCTTCAACATCTTCGTCCTCGACCGCCCCGCCCACCCCGTGGGAACGCCGTTTCCCGGCGGGTTCGAGGTCGAAGTCAGGAACGGGGAGTACCTCTGCCCGGTCAGGGAGAAGGCCGACGACGTCCCAAACGCCCTCTGCCCCTACTGTCCGGCAAAGCAGAGCGACGGATGA